The Theileria orientalis strain Shintoku DNA, chromosome 2, complete genome genome has a window encoding:
- a CDS encoding transducin beta-like protein 1: MFRYCHTAFCFNKEASINTNPFYGNHADKIPPNALVSFMQKAMIYIYLEYHTDDITGEQILCDESFSFFRKHNCFRKLGQTHGLPLSQSNFTHTEDKDQLDKSNVNNNSSAVKPEFDLTNTGFTPDDILESNSSLFQLNHPVYVGPPQRRLSDKWQLYGYHKLFEYKCSNLSTTCHFNPAYPGYVLKMYVQLLIIIIITMFRVVDAPSSLYKLNDNGKASICEILLPHAKLSSNKYDPGVTTSSKWRPDGVAVCTGHSDGNVNLWSMEGHYMTSVRVEAAVTAVAFSGSRAYWNEVDAADVPYYVAVGCATGQVLVYKVDKNKFKLFKQYSHTTCVTDVEWKSPTVVSSTSMGGNLVLYDVTSDSSKELMLSSVNNVPFMEWDYYGRYLAMVDDTEIFKVYKPKENEVDGELVLLSGHKAKLIGASWYSGIFEKSSCRICTIAMDKQMIVWDVAAECLVMSLALDQMPTTVSVSPNDSLVAIGSYGNSIKMYALPNLTLVCSFYDQTVPTNVSWSADRQHLLYNVFNLQRTLIVPLNTLSSIQSD; this comes from the exons ATGTTTAGATATTGTCATACTgctttttgttttaataaggAAGCTAGTATTAACACTAATCCTTTTTATGGTAACCATGCTGATAAGATTCCTCCTAATGCTCTGGTTTCATTTATGCAGAAGGCtatgatttatatatatcttGAATATCATACTGATGATATAACTGGAGAGCAGATTTTATGTGATGaatcattttcattttttcgtAAACACAACTGTTTTCGAAAGTTAGGTCAGACTCATGGATTACCTCTATCGCAATCAAACTTTACTCACACTGAGGATAAAGATCAACTCGATAAATCtaatgttaataataacTCTTCTGCTGTTAAACCTGAATTCG aTTTGACTAATACTGGATTCACACCTGATGATATATTGGAGAGCAACAGTAGTTTATTTCAACTTAATCATCCAGTTTATGTGGGACCTCCTCAGAGACGTTTATCAGACAAATGGCAACTATACGGTTACCACAAATTATTCGAATACAAATGTTCTAACTTATCTACAACTTGTCATTTTAACCCAGCGTATCCCGgatatgttttaaaaatgtacgttcaactattaataattataataataacaatgtttAGAGTTGTGGATGCTCCATCtagtttatataaattaaacgaCAATGGCAAGGCATCGATATGTGAGATACTATTACCACATGCTAAACTATCATCGAATAAATATGATCCAGGTGTTACCACGTCGTCGAAATGGAGACCAGATGGAGTTGCAGTATGTACAGGTCACTCGGATGGCAATGTTAATTTGTGGTCAATGGAGGGACATTATATGACGTCAGTGCGTGTGGAAGCAGCAGTGACAGCAGTGGCCTTTTCTGGAAGTAGAGCATATTGGAACGAGGTTGATGCAGCAGATGTGCCATACTACGTAGCAGTGGGATGTGCAACAGGACAAGTGCTGGTATACAAGGTggacaaaaataaatttaaactgtTTAAACAGTATAGCCATACCACATGTGTAACAGATGTCGAATGGAAGTCACCCACTGTAGTATCCTCAACCAGTATGGGAGGAAATCTAGTCTTGTACGATGTTACCAGTGATTCAAGTAAGGAACTCATGTTGTCATCAGTAAACAATGTGCCATTCATGGAGTGGGACTACTACGGTAGGTACCTAGCAATGGTGGATGATACGGAAATATTCAAGGTGTATAAGCcaaaagaaaatgaagtaGATGGCGAACTGGTACTGCTAAGTGGACACAAAGCTAAACTTATAGGAGCTTCCTGGTATTCAGGAATATTCGAAAAGTCATCCTGTAgaatatgtacaatagcCATGGATAAGCAGATGATAGTCTGGGACGTAGCTGCAGAGTGCTTAGTCATGTCCCTTGCATTGGATCAAATGCCAACCACGGTATCAGTCTCACCAAACGACAGCCTGGTGGCGATAGGATCATACGGAAACAGCATTAAAATGTACGCGCTCCCAAACCTTACACTCGTATGCTCATTCTACGATCAAACGGTACCAACTAATGTTAGTTGGTCTGCAGATAGACAACACCTCCTGTACAACGTGTTTAATCTGCAGAGAACACTCATAGTGCCTCTCAATACACTCTCCTCAATTCAATCTGATTAA